From Verrucomicrobia bacterium S94, the proteins below share one genomic window:
- the xerD gene encoding site-specific tyrosine recombinase XerD, with the protein MNIFLESFLDYISLERGLSINTRKAYADDISQFLDFLTRKGVTSLNQVSRKQVLDHLMAMKAKGMSTNSISRHLVSIKVFFRYLQQEGLLDKNITDTMDSPRLWKILPDTLSEKEVELLLNAPDMRKPLGVRDRAMLEMFYASGLRVSELANLSLSSLHLDDGYIRVIGKGRKERVIPIAENSANILRCYLEEVRPILCDNPHLQHVFVSRRETALCRQRIWQIIKKYTKDAGIMKNVTPHTLRHSFASHLLQNGAPLRVIQEMLGHADIATTQIYTHVDPNRLKSVHEQFHPRA; encoded by the coding sequence ATGAACATCTTTCTGGAAAGTTTCCTGGATTATATTTCGCTGGAACGCGGGCTGAGCATCAATACGCGCAAAGCCTATGCGGATGACATCAGTCAGTTTCTTGATTTTCTTACCCGAAAAGGGGTTACCTCGCTGAATCAGGTCAGCCGCAAACAGGTGCTTGATCATCTCATGGCCATGAAGGCCAAAGGAATGTCGACCAACTCCATTTCGCGCCATCTGGTTTCCATTAAGGTTTTTTTCCGGTATCTCCAACAGGAAGGACTGCTGGATAAAAATATTACGGACACCATGGATTCTCCCAGGCTCTGGAAAATCCTGCCGGATACGCTATCGGAAAAGGAAGTGGAACTGCTTTTAAACGCCCCTGACATGCGTAAACCACTGGGCGTAAGGGATCGGGCGATGCTGGAAATGTTTTATGCTTCCGGGCTGCGCGTTTCGGAACTGGCCAATCTTTCACTTTCCAGCCTGCATCTGGACGACGGCTATATTCGCGTCATCGGCAAAGGGCGTAAAGAACGGGTTATTCCGATTGCCGAAAATTCCGCCAATATTCTCCGCTGCTATCTCGAGGAAGTCCGACCGATACTGTGCGACAATCCGCATCTTCAGCATGTTTTCGTTTCGCGCCGGGAAACCGCCCTCTGCCGGCAGCGCATCTGGCAGATCATCAAGAAATACACCAAAGACGCCGGCATCATGAAAAATGTCACCCCGCATACGTTGCGACACTCTTTTGCCAGTCATCTGCTGCAGAACGGGGCTCCTCTGCGCGTTATTCAGGAAATGCTCGGTCATGCCGACATCGCCACCACCCAGATCTACACCCATGTTGACCCCAACCGTCTTAAATCGGTTCACGAACAGTTTCATCCGCGGGCCTGA
- a CDS encoding DUF4332 domain-containing protein: MTTKKDTQEMDLNALLRSVGESFTSAQRSMLGEINVPANMMLSNAELELKGVVYSDTRGTPMVRMLTTEDIARNEINPSMISTLKIGFTSVVGNPEEEPVPVSPTTPPQETVKVPDLKGLSLQEAVSVLKKNGWSYTAHAAAKKDVDAAGRDSFGLILKQKPTPTAKPRKDKTIDLWVNLGSTPVTEIDGIGEKTGKTLAGNGIRSVGELSLTKADRLAKILQTNEQRAQGFIDMANLMSKMTLLGLKDEVVELLVKGVGIRSLGELSKTDPEKLLRLSKKAIQEKRIQTPRAFNVTQKDVEEWIRISTN; this comes from the coding sequence ATGACAACTAAAAAAGATACGCAGGAAATGGATCTCAATGCATTACTTCGTTCCGTTGGCGAATCATTCACATCCGCTCAACGATCCATGCTTGGAGAAATCAATGTTCCTGCAAATATGATGCTCAGTAACGCGGAGCTTGAACTCAAGGGTGTAGTTTATTCAGATACCCGCGGCACTCCCATGGTGCGTATGTTAACGACAGAAGATATCGCCCGGAACGAAATAAATCCCTCCATGATCTCCACACTGAAAATTGGATTTACCAGTGTGGTCGGCAATCCCGAAGAAGAACCGGTTCCCGTCAGCCCCACCACCCCCCCGCAGGAAACTGTCAAAGTTCCTGATCTGAAAGGACTTTCCCTTCAGGAAGCGGTTTCCGTACTCAAAAAAAACGGCTGGAGCTATACTGCTCATGCAGCAGCTAAAAAGGATGTTGATGCCGCTGGACGGGACAGCTTTGGACTGATTCTAAAGCAGAAACCCACACCGACAGCAAAACCCCGGAAAGATAAGACGATCGACCTCTGGGTTAATTTAGGAAGTACGCCGGTGACTGAAATCGACGGGATCGGGGAAAAAACCGGAAAAACACTGGCAGGTAATGGCATTCGCTCTGTCGGAGAACTCAGCCTGACCAAAGCCGACCGGCTGGCAAAAATTCTGCAAACGAATGAGCAGCGGGCCCAAGGCTTCATCGATATGGCCAATCTCATGTCAAAAATGACCCTGCTTGGCCTTAAGGATGAAGTGGTCGAACTGCTCGTTAAGGGGGTAGGCATTCGCTCCCTCGGGGAATTGTCGAAAACTGATCCGGAAAAACTTCTGCGCTTGAGTAAAAAGGCCATTCAGGAAAAAAGAATTCAAACACCCCGCGCTTTCAATGTAACTCAGAAAGACGTGGAAGAGTGGATCAGAATCAGCACAAACTGA
- a CDS encoding phosphoribosylaminoimidazolesuccinocarboxamide synthase has product MTPAATKIELPGIEKFKSGKVREVYDLGDQYLFVASDRISAFDVVMPDGIPDKGRVLNMISKFWFDRTGDVVKNHMISTDVEDFPPELQEHKELLKGRSMLVKKAELLPVECIVRGYLIGSGWKEYQKSGTIGGMPLRPGYEMAGKLDEPIFTPSTKADEGHDENISFEQMKEIVGEELGNKLKDVSLNLYKTAADYALTKGIIIADTKFEFGMVNGELILIDEVLTPDSSRFWPADSYKPGSSPLSFDKQFVRDYLETLDWDKTPPGPTIPEEILLKSRDKYLEAYKLLTGEELNV; this is encoded by the coding sequence ATGACCCCAGCTGCTACGAAAATTGAACTTCCAGGCATTGAAAAATTTAAATCGGGCAAAGTCCGCGAGGTTTATGACCTCGGCGATCAGTATCTGTTTGTTGCCTCCGACCGTATTTCCGCATTTGACGTGGTCATGCCCGACGGCATTCCGGATAAAGGCCGTGTCCTGAATATGATTTCCAAATTCTGGTTCGACCGTACCGGTGACGTCGTGAAAAACCACATGATCTCTACCGACGTGGAGGACTTTCCGCCGGAACTGCAGGAGCACAAAGAACTGCTGAAAGGTCGATCCATGCTGGTTAAAAAAGCTGAACTGCTTCCTGTTGAGTGTATTGTTCGCGGCTATCTGATCGGCTCCGGCTGGAAGGAATACCAGAAATCCGGTACCATCGGCGGTATGCCGCTGCGCCCCGGTTATGAAATGGCCGGCAAACTCGATGAACCGATTTTCACCCCGTCCACCAAAGCTGACGAAGGCCACGACGAAAACATCTCCTTTGAACAGATGAAGGAGATTGTCGGCGAAGAGCTGGGCAATAAGCTGAAAGACGTTAGCCTAAACCTCTATAAAACCGCAGCGGATTATGCACTGACCAAAGGCATCATCATCGCCGACACCAAGTTTGAATTCGGTATGGTGAATGGCGAACTGATCCTGATTGACGAAGTACTGACGCCCGACAGCTCCCGCTTCTGGCCGGCGGATTCCTATAAACCGGGATCTTCCCCGCTCTCATTCGACAAACAGTTTGTCCGTGATTACCTTGAAACACTGGACTGGGATAAAACCCCTCCCGGCCCGACGATTCCGGAAGAAATCCTGCTCAAGAGCCGCGATAAATATCTGGAAGCCTACAAACTGCTTACCGGCGAAGAGCTGAACGTGTAA